AGAGGACGAAGGCGTCGTCGTACTTGGCGAGGCGCTCGAACTCCTCCGCGCCGTAGGCGCGGGCCAGCTCCTCGTACTCCTTCTTGGGGGGGTGGTAGGGTTCTTTGCAGTCGGCGCAGACGCGTTTGACGAGGCGCTGGGCGAGGACCCCGAGCAGGGCGTCGGCGAAGTTGAAGGGGTCCATGCCCATGTCGAGGAGGCGGATGACGGTTTCGGGGGCGCTGTTGGTGTGGAGGGTGGAGAAGACGAGGTGGCCGGTGAGGGAG
The genomic region above belongs to Candidatus Rokuibacteriota bacterium and contains:
- the tadA gene encoding Flp pilus assembly complex ATPase component TadA; translated protein: SLTGHLVFSTLHTNSAPETVIRLLDMGMDPFNFADALLGVLAQRLVKRVCADCKEPYHPPKKEYEELARAYGAEEFERLAKYDDAFVLYRGKGCPNCNKTGYRGRAGIHELLVATEEVKRMIQTKARVTELLAAAKEGGMTTLVQDGIIKSLDGITDFRQVKAVAIK